A region of the Denitrificimonas caeni genome:
TTGAGTGATTTAGCCAGGTCGAAGAGTTGCGCTAGATCGGTGTCACTGCACAAAGCTACCACGTGCTCAGCAAAGTCCAATGGGCGCCCAGGCTGCTCTAGAAAAGCACTGAGCGACAGCTTGGTTAGGGTGATGTTTTGGCTTTGTGCGTACTCAATAACCTCTTGGACCCTTGGGTTCGTAGCATCTTCATAAATAAATAAAGCCTTGCTCATTAGCATCGGTTCTCTCCTAAACCCTTGACCATAAAAAAGCCGGATTAAATCCGGCTTTTTTAGTGTTACTTATTGCTGCAACTTAAACTGGGAACAGTTCGCTCAGCTTCATTGCTAGCATCATGTCGCCTTCAGTGCGTAATTTGCCACCCATGAATGCTTGCATGCCATCAGTTTCGCCAGTGGCGATGCCTTTAAAAGTTTCGCTGTCCATGATTAAAGTAACGTTAGCGTCATCATTGTCGCCGGCTTGTACGTCACAGGTGCCATCTTTAACAGCAACATAGTAGTTTTCAGCATCTTCGATGTTGAATTGGAATACTAAATCTAAGCCAGCAGCTGCATCAGCGTTAAATTTAGCAGTTAGAGTTTTAATGATATCTGCGGTAGAAGACATATTAGATCCTTTTTAGGGTTTTTGTGCGGTAAATGCCGCGTGATATTAATAACTCAACGGAAGGTGATGAGTTCTTTATTCTTTAACAAATCAAGGTGTGCTTGACTGTTAAAAGAAGTCAGTACCACTGAGTCGTCACGAAACTTTAAACGACTTAATGAAGTATTTACGATCTGCCAGTTTAGATCAAAAGCTTTATTAGCAGCAACGCCAGTCAGTAAGTGTAAAAAAGCAGTAATAGTGCCGCCAGAAGTGAAAATGCCAATCTGGTCGGTCGACGCTGCGTTATCCAGTATACGTTGCAAGCCGGCATTCACTGTTGCAGTGAAAGTCGACCAGCGTAAAGACTGAGGAATATCATCGACCTCAGTGGCCCAGCGCTGAATGATTAGGGCAAATAAGCGTTGAAACTCAGCTCTGTTGTGTAACGGGTTGCGCAGCGTATTGATGGCATTGGGTTCGCTATCGGCAAGCTTTGGTAGCAATAAACGGATAATGCTATCCACATCAATTTCATTAAAAGCGCTGTCAATACTTAAGCCAGGCGCCGGTAAGTTGGCTGCACTAAAACGTGCCAAGGCAGCTAAGGCTGTATCTTTTTGGCGCAACATGTCACCACTAAAACAAGCATCCAGGGTCACGCCGGTATTGATTAGGTAATCGCCGAGAATTTCTGCTTGCTGCACGCCCAAAGGGGACAGCACGTCATAATCATCTGCACCGAAGGACGCCTGGCCGTGTCGAATTAAGTAAATGCTGCCCAAATCAATTAACGCCTGTGAATGTGTCTGCAGTCGAGGTTATTGCGAACTGACTAAGCTGTCAAATGAATTTCATACGATTGTTTGAAAGGCGGTAAAAACAGTAGCGAAATGCTGAGTTAAGGCGCTAGCAAGGCGACTAAAGTGGCGCGCAGGGCACTGTATTGAGTGCTTGGTGTGCGTACCGCTAGCTTTTCGGATTTATCCGCTTGCGTGATGCAATCTATCGAGCGCTGGGTAGAGGGTTTATTGACACCGTTAATGTTTGCTCAGGTAAGATAACTGACATTATTGTTTAAGGAGTTGGCAGTGGAATTTTTACTTGATTATGCGGGCTTTTTAGTCCGTGCAGTAACCGTGTTGATTGTTATTGTGTTGGTGTTATCCATAGCAGCCTCGGTACGCTCGCGGGGGCGCAGCAAGGAAGGTGAGTTGTTGGTCAGCAATATGAATGAGTTTTACACCGATCTGCAGGAAAACATGGAGCACAGCGTTTTAAACAAAGCGCAGCTGAAAGCTTTAGCGAAAACTAAGAAACTGCAGAAAAAACAAGCAAAGAAAGACGAGACGCAAAAATCGCGGGTTTATGTACTGAATTTTGATGGCGATATTAAGGCTTCTGCTGTGGACAGCTTGCGCCATGAGATTACTGCGCTACTGAGTATTGCCAAGCCCACAGATGAGGTGGTGCTGCGCTTAGAGAGTGGCGGCGGGATGGTCCACAGCTATGGTTTAGCCTCTTCACAGTTGGCGCGTATCCGTGATGCACAAATACCGCTAACAATTTGTGTGGATAAAATCGCTGCCAGTGGTGGTTATATGATGGCTTGTATTGGCGATAAAATTTTAAGCGCACCTTTTGCCATGCTCGGTTCAATTGGTGTGGTTGCGCAAATCCCCAATATTCATCGCTTATTAAAGAAAAACGACATTGACGTTGAAGTGCTCACGGCCGGTGACTACAAACGTACCTTAACGGTGATGGGGGAGAATACCGAGCAAGCACGGCAAAAATTCTTGCAAGAGTTACAAACAACCCATGACTTGTTTAAGCAGTTTGTGGCGCGCTTTCGTCCTCAGTTGGACATTGATGCAGTGGCAACTGGCGAAGTTTGGCTGGGCACTGATGCGCAAGGTTTAAACTTGGTTGATCAGTTGCAAACCAGTGATGAGTACCTGTCTAAGCGTGCAGCAGAGGCGGATTTGTTCTTACTGGAGTTTATCCAGAAGAAGTCTTTGCAGGAGCGTGTTGGCTTGACTGCGAGCGCTGCAGTTGAGCATGTGGCTGATAAAAGTTGGGAGCGCTTACAGCAGCGTTTTATGAGCTAAGCAATTAAAGAGTTGTATCGGCAATAAAAAACGGCCACGCAAATCAGTTGCAGTGGCCGTTTTTATAACGCTCAGTGAAATTACTCGCTATAACGCTTGAGCACTAGGGTAGCGTTGGTGCCACCGAAGCCAAAGCTATTGCTCATAACTGTATTTAGCGTCACGTTTTCCTGAGTTTTCTGCACCACAGGTAAGTCTTTAGCTTCTTCGTCAAGCTCGTCAATGTTGACTGAACCAGCAATGAAGTTACCTTCCATCATTAGTAATGAGTAGATGGCTTCTTGCACACCAGCAGCACCTAAAGAGTGACCTGATAAGCTTTTGGTTGAGCTGATTGGTGGCGTGTTATCACCGAACACCTCAAGAATGGCTCGGGCTTCAGCAATATCGCCCACTGGTGTAGAGGTGC
Encoded here:
- a CDS encoding SCP2 sterol-binding domain-containing protein; this translates as MSSTADIIKTLTAKFNADAAAGLDLVFQFNIEDAENYYVAVKDGTCDVQAGDNDDANVTLIMDSETFKGIATGETDGMQAFMGGKLRTEGDMMLAMKLSELFPV
- a CDS encoding histidine phosphatase family protein; the encoded protein is MGSIYLIRHGQASFGADDYDVLSPLGVQQAEILGDYLINTGVTLDACFSGDMLRQKDTALAALARFSAANLPAPGLSIDSAFNEIDVDSIIRLLLPKLADSEPNAINTLRNPLHNRAEFQRLFALIIQRWATEVDDIPQSLRWSTFTATVNAGLQRILDNAASTDQIGIFTSGGTITAFLHLLTGVAANKAFDLNWQIVNTSLSRLKFRDDSVVLTSFNSQAHLDLLKNKELITFR
- the sohB gene encoding protease SohB, giving the protein MEFLLDYAGFLVRAVTVLIVIVLVLSIAASVRSRGRSKEGELLVSNMNEFYTDLQENMEHSVLNKAQLKALAKTKKLQKKQAKKDETQKSRVYVLNFDGDIKASAVDSLRHEITALLSIAKPTDEVVLRLESGGGMVHSYGLASSQLARIRDAQIPLTICVDKIAASGGYMMACIGDKILSAPFAMLGSIGVVAQIPNIHRLLKKNDIDVEVLTAGDYKRTLTVMGENTEQARQKFLQELQTTHDLFKQFVARFRPQLDIDAVATGEVWLGTDAQGLNLVDQLQTSDEYLSKRAAEADLFLLEFIQKKSLQERVGLTASAAVEHVADKSWERLQQRFMS